A single window of Larimichthys crocea isolate SSNF chromosome XII, L_crocea_2.0, whole genome shotgun sequence DNA harbors:
- the LOC104933936 gene encoding cytoplasmic dynein 1 intermediate chain 2 isoform X1 translates to MSDKSELKAELERKKQRIAQIREEKKRKEEEKKKKDGDSKRGAEAGGSSGGHEDSDLERKRREAEALLQSVGITPDLSHAQPLRIVTEDTCLFHYLVPAPMSPSNKSVGSDAGSQDSGDGNAGPRTLHWDPDPSTLQLHSDSELMGRGTVRLGMSKVTQVDIVPKEMVSYSKETQTPTETLTHTDQKTDEEEDEEITAPPPAEETQEEKDEQGEEQETDTPKELTEEQKLQIMHTEEFLSFFERGSKFVERALAEHVDVCFDYSGRDLEDKEGDLQAGAKLVLNRQFAEERWTKNRVVTCLDWSPQYPELLVASYNNNEDAPHEPDGVALVWNMKYKKGTPEYIFHCQSEVMSAGFAKFHPNLVVGGTYSGQIVLWDNRSNKRTPVQRTPLSAAAHTHPVYCVNVVGTQNANNLISISTDGKMCSWSLDMLSQPQDSLELVYGKQNKAVAVTSMAFPLGDVNNFVVGSEDGSVYTACRHGSKAGITEVFEGHHGPVTGLSCHSAGGPVDFSHLFISASFDWTVKLWSTKSTRPLYSFEDSCDYVYDAMWSPTHPALFACVDLAGRLDLWNLNNDTEVPTASVSVEGAPALNRVRWAHSGKEIATGDSEGQVQVYDVGEQICVPKADEWTRFVRTLAEINENRDEAEELANV, encoded by the exons ATGTCCGACAAGAGTGAGCTGAAGGCCGAgctggagaggaagaaacaacGGATCGCCCAAATtcgagaggagaagaagagaaaagaagaggagaagaaaaagaaggac GGAGACTCGAAGCGCGGGGCCGAAGCAGGCGGCTCTTCTGGCGGCCATGAAGACTCAGACCTGGAGAGGAAACGGAGGGAGGCAGAGGCTCTGCTGCAGAGTGTTGGCATCACCCCTGACTTATCCCacg CTCAGCCCCTGAGGATAGTAACAGAAGATACATGTCTGTTTCACTACCTAGTCCCTGCCCCCATGTCTCCCTCCAACAAATCAGTGGGCAGCGATGCAGGAAGCCAAGATTCTGGCGATGGAAACGCAGGAccaag GACATTGCATTGGGATCCTGACCCCTCTACTCTGCAACTCCACTCCGACTCTGAGCTCATGGG acGTGGAACTGTGAGGCTGGGCATGTCCAAAGTGACTCAGGTGGACATTGTGCCGAAGGAAATGGTGTCCTACtccaaagaaacacagacacccactgagacactgacacacaccgatcaaaaaacag atgaggaagaggatgaggagataACTGCTCCCCCACCAGCAGAGGAAACCcaggaggagaaagatgaaCAGGGTGAAGAGCAGGAGACGG ACACTCCCAAAGAGCTGACAGAAGAGCAGAAGCTGCAGATCATGCACACCGAGGAGTTCTTATCGTTTTTCGAGCGAGGCAGCAAATTTGTGGAGAGAGCTCTGGCTGAGCACGTGGACGTCTGCTTTGACTACAGCGGCAGAGATCTAGAGGATAAGGAGGG TGACTTGCAGGCTGGTGCAAAGCTGGTTCTGAACAGACAGTTTGCAGAGGAACGCTGGACTAAAAACAGAGTGGTCACCTGTCTCGACTGGTCTCCTCAG TATCCAGAGCTGCTGGTGGCTTCATATAACAACAACGAGGATGCTCCCCATGAGCCGGATGGAGTGGCACTGGTCTGGAACATGAAGTACAAGAAGGGCACACCTGAGTACATCTTCCACTGCCAG TCAGAGGTGATGTCAGCCGGGTTTGCAAAGTTTCACCCCAACCTGGTGGTGGGTGGGACGTACTCTGGACAGATTGTCTTGTGGGACAACAGGAGCAACAAACGCACCCCTGTTCAGAGAACTCCcctgtctgcagctgcacacaca CACCCAGTCTACTGTGTGAACGTCGTAGGGACCCAAAATGCTAACAACCTGATCAGCATTTCCACTGACGGCAAAATGTGCTCCTGGAGCCTCGACATGCTCTCCCAGCCACAG GACAGTTTGGAGCTGGTGTATGGTAAACAGAACAAAGCGGTGGCAGTCACCTCCATGGCGTTCCCTCTGGGTGACGTGAACAACTTCGTGGTGGGGAGCGAGGATGGCTCCGTCTACACAGCCTGTCGCCACGGGAG taagGCGGGTATAACTGAGGTGTTCGAGGGCCATCACGGTCCAGTGACTGGGCTCAGCTGTCACAGTGCCGGAGGACCTGTTGACTTCTCTCATCTCTTCATCTCCGCCTCTTTTGACTGGACCGTCAAACTCTGGAGCACCAAG AGTACCCGCCCGTTGTACTCGTTCGAGGACAGTTGTGACTACGTCTATGATGCAATGTGGTCTCCAACACACCCCGCTCTGTTTGCTTGTGTGGACTTAGCTGGACGCCTGGACCTGTGGAACCTCAACAATGATACAGAA GTTCCCACCGCCAGTGTTAGTGTGGAGGGGGCTCCAGCACTGAACCGTGTGAGATGGGCTCACTCTGGCAAAGAGATTGCTACTGGAGACTCTGAGGGACAGGTGCAGGTCTACGATGTAGGCGAG CAAATCTGCGTGCCCAAGGCTGATGAGTGGACACGCTTCGTCAGGACGCTGGCCGAGATCAACGAGAACCGAGATGAAGCCGAGGAACTGGCCAACGTCTGA
- the LOC104933936 gene encoding cytoplasmic dynein 1 intermediate chain 2 isoform X3: MSDKSELKAELERKKQRIAQIREEKKRKEEEKKKKDGDSKRGAEAGGSSGGHEDSDLERKRREAEALLQSVGITPDLSHAQPLRIVTEDTCLFHYLVPAPMSPSNKSVGSDAGSQDSGDGNAGPRRGTVRLGMSKVTQVDIVPKEMVSYSKETQTPTETLTHTDQKTDEEEDEEITAPPPAEETQEEKDEQGEEQETDTPKELTEEQKLQIMHTEEFLSFFERGSKFVERALAEHVDVCFDYSGRDLEDKEGDLQAGAKLVLNRQFAEERWTKNRVVTCLDWSPQYPELLVASYNNNEDAPHEPDGVALVWNMKYKKGTPEYIFHCQSEVMSAGFAKFHPNLVVGGTYSGQIVLWDNRSNKRTPVQRTPLSAAAHTHPVYCVNVVGTQNANNLISISTDGKMCSWSLDMLSQPQDSLELVYGKQNKAVAVTSMAFPLGDVNNFVVGSEDGSVYTACRHGSKAGITEVFEGHHGPVTGLSCHSAGGPVDFSHLFISASFDWTVKLWSTKSTRPLYSFEDSCDYVYDAMWSPTHPALFACVDLAGRLDLWNLNNDTEVPTASVSVEGAPALNRVRWAHSGKEIATGDSEGQVQVYDVGEQICVPKADEWTRFVRTLAEINENRDEAEELANV; the protein is encoded by the exons ATGTCCGACAAGAGTGAGCTGAAGGCCGAgctggagaggaagaaacaacGGATCGCCCAAATtcgagaggagaagaagagaaaagaagaggagaagaaaaagaaggac GGAGACTCGAAGCGCGGGGCCGAAGCAGGCGGCTCTTCTGGCGGCCATGAAGACTCAGACCTGGAGAGGAAACGGAGGGAGGCAGAGGCTCTGCTGCAGAGTGTTGGCATCACCCCTGACTTATCCCacg CTCAGCCCCTGAGGATAGTAACAGAAGATACATGTCTGTTTCACTACCTAGTCCCTGCCCCCATGTCTCCCTCCAACAAATCAGTGGGCAGCGATGCAGGAAGCCAAGATTCTGGCGATGGAAACGCAGGAccaag acGTGGAACTGTGAGGCTGGGCATGTCCAAAGTGACTCAGGTGGACATTGTGCCGAAGGAAATGGTGTCCTACtccaaagaaacacagacacccactgagacactgacacacaccgatcaaaaaacag atgaggaagaggatgaggagataACTGCTCCCCCACCAGCAGAGGAAACCcaggaggagaaagatgaaCAGGGTGAAGAGCAGGAGACGG ACACTCCCAAAGAGCTGACAGAAGAGCAGAAGCTGCAGATCATGCACACCGAGGAGTTCTTATCGTTTTTCGAGCGAGGCAGCAAATTTGTGGAGAGAGCTCTGGCTGAGCACGTGGACGTCTGCTTTGACTACAGCGGCAGAGATCTAGAGGATAAGGAGGG TGACTTGCAGGCTGGTGCAAAGCTGGTTCTGAACAGACAGTTTGCAGAGGAACGCTGGACTAAAAACAGAGTGGTCACCTGTCTCGACTGGTCTCCTCAG TATCCAGAGCTGCTGGTGGCTTCATATAACAACAACGAGGATGCTCCCCATGAGCCGGATGGAGTGGCACTGGTCTGGAACATGAAGTACAAGAAGGGCACACCTGAGTACATCTTCCACTGCCAG TCAGAGGTGATGTCAGCCGGGTTTGCAAAGTTTCACCCCAACCTGGTGGTGGGTGGGACGTACTCTGGACAGATTGTCTTGTGGGACAACAGGAGCAACAAACGCACCCCTGTTCAGAGAACTCCcctgtctgcagctgcacacaca CACCCAGTCTACTGTGTGAACGTCGTAGGGACCCAAAATGCTAACAACCTGATCAGCATTTCCACTGACGGCAAAATGTGCTCCTGGAGCCTCGACATGCTCTCCCAGCCACAG GACAGTTTGGAGCTGGTGTATGGTAAACAGAACAAAGCGGTGGCAGTCACCTCCATGGCGTTCCCTCTGGGTGACGTGAACAACTTCGTGGTGGGGAGCGAGGATGGCTCCGTCTACACAGCCTGTCGCCACGGGAG taagGCGGGTATAACTGAGGTGTTCGAGGGCCATCACGGTCCAGTGACTGGGCTCAGCTGTCACAGTGCCGGAGGACCTGTTGACTTCTCTCATCTCTTCATCTCCGCCTCTTTTGACTGGACCGTCAAACTCTGGAGCACCAAG AGTACCCGCCCGTTGTACTCGTTCGAGGACAGTTGTGACTACGTCTATGATGCAATGTGGTCTCCAACACACCCCGCTCTGTTTGCTTGTGTGGACTTAGCTGGACGCCTGGACCTGTGGAACCTCAACAATGATACAGAA GTTCCCACCGCCAGTGTTAGTGTGGAGGGGGCTCCAGCACTGAACCGTGTGAGATGGGCTCACTCTGGCAAAGAGATTGCTACTGGAGACTCTGAGGGACAGGTGCAGGTCTACGATGTAGGCGAG CAAATCTGCGTGCCCAAGGCTGATGAGTGGACACGCTTCGTCAGGACGCTGGCCGAGATCAACGAGAACCGAGATGAAGCCGAGGAACTGGCCAACGTCTGA
- the LOC104933936 gene encoding cytoplasmic dynein 1 intermediate chain 2 isoform X4, whose amino-acid sequence MSDKSELKAELERKKQRIAQIREEKKRKEEEKKKKDGDSKRGAEAGGSSGGHEDSDLERKRREAEALLQSVGITPDLSHVPAPMSPSNKSVGSDAGSQDSGDGNAGPRRGTVRLGMSKVTQVDIVPKEMVSYSKETQTPTETLTHTDQKTDEEEDEEITAPPPAEETQEEKDEQGEEQETDTPKELTEEQKLQIMHTEEFLSFFERGSKFVERALAEHVDVCFDYSGRDLEDKEGDLQAGAKLVLNRQFAEERWTKNRVVTCLDWSPQYPELLVASYNNNEDAPHEPDGVALVWNMKYKKGTPEYIFHCQSEVMSAGFAKFHPNLVVGGTYSGQIVLWDNRSNKRTPVQRTPLSAAAHTHPVYCVNVVGTQNANNLISISTDGKMCSWSLDMLSQPQDSLELVYGKQNKAVAVTSMAFPLGDVNNFVVGSEDGSVYTACRHGSKAGITEVFEGHHGPVTGLSCHSAGGPVDFSHLFISASFDWTVKLWSTKSTRPLYSFEDSCDYVYDAMWSPTHPALFACVDLAGRLDLWNLNNDTEVPTASVSVEGAPALNRVRWAHSGKEIATGDSEGQVQVYDVGEQICVPKADEWTRFVRTLAEINENRDEAEELANV is encoded by the exons ATGTCCGACAAGAGTGAGCTGAAGGCCGAgctggagaggaagaaacaacGGATCGCCCAAATtcgagaggagaagaagagaaaagaagaggagaagaaaaagaaggac GGAGACTCGAAGCGCGGGGCCGAAGCAGGCGGCTCTTCTGGCGGCCATGAAGACTCAGACCTGGAGAGGAAACGGAGGGAGGCAGAGGCTCTGCTGCAGAGTGTTGGCATCACCCCTGACTTATCCCacg TCCCTGCCCCCATGTCTCCCTCCAACAAATCAGTGGGCAGCGATGCAGGAAGCCAAGATTCTGGCGATGGAAACGCAGGAccaag acGTGGAACTGTGAGGCTGGGCATGTCCAAAGTGACTCAGGTGGACATTGTGCCGAAGGAAATGGTGTCCTACtccaaagaaacacagacacccactgagacactgacacacaccgatcaaaaaacag atgaggaagaggatgaggagataACTGCTCCCCCACCAGCAGAGGAAACCcaggaggagaaagatgaaCAGGGTGAAGAGCAGGAGACGG ACACTCCCAAAGAGCTGACAGAAGAGCAGAAGCTGCAGATCATGCACACCGAGGAGTTCTTATCGTTTTTCGAGCGAGGCAGCAAATTTGTGGAGAGAGCTCTGGCTGAGCACGTGGACGTCTGCTTTGACTACAGCGGCAGAGATCTAGAGGATAAGGAGGG TGACTTGCAGGCTGGTGCAAAGCTGGTTCTGAACAGACAGTTTGCAGAGGAACGCTGGACTAAAAACAGAGTGGTCACCTGTCTCGACTGGTCTCCTCAG TATCCAGAGCTGCTGGTGGCTTCATATAACAACAACGAGGATGCTCCCCATGAGCCGGATGGAGTGGCACTGGTCTGGAACATGAAGTACAAGAAGGGCACACCTGAGTACATCTTCCACTGCCAG TCAGAGGTGATGTCAGCCGGGTTTGCAAAGTTTCACCCCAACCTGGTGGTGGGTGGGACGTACTCTGGACAGATTGTCTTGTGGGACAACAGGAGCAACAAACGCACCCCTGTTCAGAGAACTCCcctgtctgcagctgcacacaca CACCCAGTCTACTGTGTGAACGTCGTAGGGACCCAAAATGCTAACAACCTGATCAGCATTTCCACTGACGGCAAAATGTGCTCCTGGAGCCTCGACATGCTCTCCCAGCCACAG GACAGTTTGGAGCTGGTGTATGGTAAACAGAACAAAGCGGTGGCAGTCACCTCCATGGCGTTCCCTCTGGGTGACGTGAACAACTTCGTGGTGGGGAGCGAGGATGGCTCCGTCTACACAGCCTGTCGCCACGGGAG taagGCGGGTATAACTGAGGTGTTCGAGGGCCATCACGGTCCAGTGACTGGGCTCAGCTGTCACAGTGCCGGAGGACCTGTTGACTTCTCTCATCTCTTCATCTCCGCCTCTTTTGACTGGACCGTCAAACTCTGGAGCACCAAG AGTACCCGCCCGTTGTACTCGTTCGAGGACAGTTGTGACTACGTCTATGATGCAATGTGGTCTCCAACACACCCCGCTCTGTTTGCTTGTGTGGACTTAGCTGGACGCCTGGACCTGTGGAACCTCAACAATGATACAGAA GTTCCCACCGCCAGTGTTAGTGTGGAGGGGGCTCCAGCACTGAACCGTGTGAGATGGGCTCACTCTGGCAAAGAGATTGCTACTGGAGACTCTGAGGGACAGGTGCAGGTCTACGATGTAGGCGAG CAAATCTGCGTGCCCAAGGCTGATGAGTGGACACGCTTCGTCAGGACGCTGGCCGAGATCAACGAGAACCGAGATGAAGCCGAGGAACTGGCCAACGTCTGA
- the LOC104933936 gene encoding cytoplasmic dynein 1 intermediate chain 2 isoform X2, producing the protein MSDKSELKAELERKKQRIAQIREEKKRKEEEKKKKDGDSKRGAEAGGSSGGHEDSDLERKRREAEALLQSVGITPDLSHVPAPMSPSNKSVGSDAGSQDSGDGNAGPRTLHWDPDPSTLQLHSDSELMGRGTVRLGMSKVTQVDIVPKEMVSYSKETQTPTETLTHTDQKTDEEEDEEITAPPPAEETQEEKDEQGEEQETDTPKELTEEQKLQIMHTEEFLSFFERGSKFVERALAEHVDVCFDYSGRDLEDKEGDLQAGAKLVLNRQFAEERWTKNRVVTCLDWSPQYPELLVASYNNNEDAPHEPDGVALVWNMKYKKGTPEYIFHCQSEVMSAGFAKFHPNLVVGGTYSGQIVLWDNRSNKRTPVQRTPLSAAAHTHPVYCVNVVGTQNANNLISISTDGKMCSWSLDMLSQPQDSLELVYGKQNKAVAVTSMAFPLGDVNNFVVGSEDGSVYTACRHGSKAGITEVFEGHHGPVTGLSCHSAGGPVDFSHLFISASFDWTVKLWSTKSTRPLYSFEDSCDYVYDAMWSPTHPALFACVDLAGRLDLWNLNNDTEVPTASVSVEGAPALNRVRWAHSGKEIATGDSEGQVQVYDVGEQICVPKADEWTRFVRTLAEINENRDEAEELANV; encoded by the exons ATGTCCGACAAGAGTGAGCTGAAGGCCGAgctggagaggaagaaacaacGGATCGCCCAAATtcgagaggagaagaagagaaaagaagaggagaagaaaaagaaggac GGAGACTCGAAGCGCGGGGCCGAAGCAGGCGGCTCTTCTGGCGGCCATGAAGACTCAGACCTGGAGAGGAAACGGAGGGAGGCAGAGGCTCTGCTGCAGAGTGTTGGCATCACCCCTGACTTATCCCacg TCCCTGCCCCCATGTCTCCCTCCAACAAATCAGTGGGCAGCGATGCAGGAAGCCAAGATTCTGGCGATGGAAACGCAGGAccaag GACATTGCATTGGGATCCTGACCCCTCTACTCTGCAACTCCACTCCGACTCTGAGCTCATGGG acGTGGAACTGTGAGGCTGGGCATGTCCAAAGTGACTCAGGTGGACATTGTGCCGAAGGAAATGGTGTCCTACtccaaagaaacacagacacccactgagacactgacacacaccgatcaaaaaacag atgaggaagaggatgaggagataACTGCTCCCCCACCAGCAGAGGAAACCcaggaggagaaagatgaaCAGGGTGAAGAGCAGGAGACGG ACACTCCCAAAGAGCTGACAGAAGAGCAGAAGCTGCAGATCATGCACACCGAGGAGTTCTTATCGTTTTTCGAGCGAGGCAGCAAATTTGTGGAGAGAGCTCTGGCTGAGCACGTGGACGTCTGCTTTGACTACAGCGGCAGAGATCTAGAGGATAAGGAGGG TGACTTGCAGGCTGGTGCAAAGCTGGTTCTGAACAGACAGTTTGCAGAGGAACGCTGGACTAAAAACAGAGTGGTCACCTGTCTCGACTGGTCTCCTCAG TATCCAGAGCTGCTGGTGGCTTCATATAACAACAACGAGGATGCTCCCCATGAGCCGGATGGAGTGGCACTGGTCTGGAACATGAAGTACAAGAAGGGCACACCTGAGTACATCTTCCACTGCCAG TCAGAGGTGATGTCAGCCGGGTTTGCAAAGTTTCACCCCAACCTGGTGGTGGGTGGGACGTACTCTGGACAGATTGTCTTGTGGGACAACAGGAGCAACAAACGCACCCCTGTTCAGAGAACTCCcctgtctgcagctgcacacaca CACCCAGTCTACTGTGTGAACGTCGTAGGGACCCAAAATGCTAACAACCTGATCAGCATTTCCACTGACGGCAAAATGTGCTCCTGGAGCCTCGACATGCTCTCCCAGCCACAG GACAGTTTGGAGCTGGTGTATGGTAAACAGAACAAAGCGGTGGCAGTCACCTCCATGGCGTTCCCTCTGGGTGACGTGAACAACTTCGTGGTGGGGAGCGAGGATGGCTCCGTCTACACAGCCTGTCGCCACGGGAG taagGCGGGTATAACTGAGGTGTTCGAGGGCCATCACGGTCCAGTGACTGGGCTCAGCTGTCACAGTGCCGGAGGACCTGTTGACTTCTCTCATCTCTTCATCTCCGCCTCTTTTGACTGGACCGTCAAACTCTGGAGCACCAAG AGTACCCGCCCGTTGTACTCGTTCGAGGACAGTTGTGACTACGTCTATGATGCAATGTGGTCTCCAACACACCCCGCTCTGTTTGCTTGTGTGGACTTAGCTGGACGCCTGGACCTGTGGAACCTCAACAATGATACAGAA GTTCCCACCGCCAGTGTTAGTGTGGAGGGGGCTCCAGCACTGAACCGTGTGAGATGGGCTCACTCTGGCAAAGAGATTGCTACTGGAGACTCTGAGGGACAGGTGCAGGTCTACGATGTAGGCGAG CAAATCTGCGTGCCCAAGGCTGATGAGTGGACACGCTTCGTCAGGACGCTGGCCGAGATCAACGAGAACCGAGATGAAGCCGAGGAACTGGCCAACGTCTGA
- the and3 gene encoding actinodin3, whose amino-acid sequence MQQQMSRMISQVSLFRALCYLLLMSGLLEATSLAKVKNPGGSKVSIDSAQAHDFLTNSRPKRNIDPKWYRGSPDFQSYYRFYNSIGHIEGLYEIDRIRMLYHQMRHLELTYGPDASSYQSVMGVQTTTAAPTTTTQPPPPPTTPAPTPDPLENAQRIYLCHPKDPLCKPQIVYLPTGAVPVLCDPRGNPACRPKTEEEIKAAAPPQPPPAPKAPRAPPAPKKAAPPPPPPAHTPKGMEYDCDPYWDPDCLIDHPPRPIQETTAPEAPAEEKVVKEEVPKVKESVPAAPATEKPPNPYFDPYNSKGDLYDPFRYANTAPEE is encoded by the exons ATGCAACAGCAG ATGTCGAGGATGATATCCCAGGTGTCCCTGTTTAGGGCGTTATGCTACCTGCTGCTGATGTCAG GTTTGCTAGAAGCAACATCTCTGGCAAAAGTAAAGAATCCTGGAG GGAGTAAGGTTAGCATCGACTCTGCTCAGGCACATGATTTCTTGACTAATTCTCGACCCAAGAGGAACATTGACCCAAAGTGGTACAGAGGCAGTCCTGATTTTCAGTCCTACTACCGCTTCTACAACAGTATTGGACACATTGAAGGG CTCTATGAGATCGACAGGATCAGGATGTTGTATCACCAGATGCGTCACTTGGAGCTGACCTATGGCCCAGATGCCTCCAGTTACCAAAGTGTCATGGGTGTACAGACTACCACTGCAGCACCAACTACTACCActcagcctcctccacctcccaccaCCCCTGCTCCTACACCAGATCCTCTGGAGAATGCTCAGAGGATCTATCTGTGTCACCCCAAAGATCCACTGTGCAAACCTCAGATTGTCTACCTGCCAACGGGTGCTGTTCCAGTGCTGTGTGACCCACGAGGCAACCCAGCCTGCAGGCccaaaacagaggaggagataaaagctgcagctcctcccCAACCACCCCCAGCTCCTAAAGCTCCTCgagctcctcctgctcccaaaaaggctgctccacctcctccccctcctgctCACACTCCTAAAGGTATGGAGTATGACTGTGACCCATACTGGGACCCTGACTGCCTCATTGATCACCCTCCGCGCCCTATCCAGGAAACAACCGCACCAGAGGCACCTGCTGAAGAGAAAGTGGTGAAAGAGGAAGTACCGAAAGTCAAGGAAAGTGTCCCTGCAGCACCAGCCACCGAGAAACCCCCCAACCCTTACTTTGACCCTTACAATTCCAAGGGTGACCTTTATGATCCCTTTCGTTATGCCAATACAGCTCCAGAAGAGTAA
- the pcyt1aa gene encoding choline-phosphate cytidylyltransferase A (The RefSeq protein has 1 substitution compared to this genomic sequence), whose protein sequence is MEAQSSSGLLLSRKRRREGSNGETEEGERLGKIPRCTVGLKHPAPFADELEPAATPYERVNMEEAKRGTPPDRPVRVYADGIFDVFHSGHARALMQAKCLFPNTHLIVGVCSDDLTHKYKGFTVMNEDERYDATRHCRYVDEVVRNAPWTLTPEFLARHRIDFVAHDDIPYSSAGSDDVYKHIKEAGMFAPTQRTEGISTSDIITRIVRDYDVYVRRNLQRGYTAKELNVSFINEKKYHLQERVDKVKRKVRDVEEKSKEFVQKVEEKSIDLIQKWEEKSREFIGNFLQMFGPEGALKHMLKEGKGRMLQAISPRQSPNSSPTREERSPSPTFRLPFFTKTSPPPSPPPHHSGARGYLISDDDDEDDEN, encoded by the exons ATGGAGGCTCAAAGCTCCAGCGGGCTGCTGCTGtccagaaagaggagaagagagggcTCCAATGGGGAGAccgaggagggagagaggcttGGGAAAATCCCCAGATGTACTGTG GGATTGAAGCACCCTGCACCTTTCGCAGATGAGCTGGAGCCAGCTGCTACACCTTATGAGAGAGTCAACATGGAGGAGGCCAAGAGGGGAACACCAC CTGACAGACCGGTTCGGGTGTATGCAGATGGCATCTTTGACGTTTTCCACTCAGGTCACGCCAGAGCACTCATGCAGGCTAAATGCCTCTTCCCAAATACGCACCTCATTGTTGGAG TGTGCAGCGATGACCTGACCCACAAATACAAGGGCTTCACAGTGATGAATGAGGATGAGCGCTACGATGCCATCAGACATTGCCGCTACGTGGATGAAGTGGTGCGAAACGCTCCCTGGACGTTAACGCCAGAGTTTCTCGCAAGACATCGC ATTGACTTCGTGGCCCATGACGACATCCCATACTCCTCAGCGGGCAGTGATGACGTGTACAAGCACATCAAAGAAGCTG GTATGTTTGCTCCCACCCAGAGGACAGAGGGCATCTCCAcctctgacatcatcacacGCATAGTCCGTGACTATGATGTGTACGTCAGACGCAACCTGCAGAGAGGATACACAGCGAAGGAACTCAACGTCAGCTTCATTAAT GAGAAGAAGTACCACCTGCAGGAGCGCGTGGACAAGGTGAAGAGGAAGGTGCGTGACGTGGAGGAGAAGAGCAAAGAGTTTGTCCAGAAAGTGGAGGAGAAGAGCATCGACCTCATCCAGAAATGGGAGGAAAAGTCCAGGGAGTTCATTGGCAActtcctgcagatgtttggCCCTGAGGGAGCTCTG AAGCACATGCTGAAGGAGGGTAAGGGCCGCATGCTGCAGGCCATCAGCCCCAGACAGAGCCCCAACAGCAGCCCCACCCGCGAGGAGCGCTCCCCATCTCCCACCTTCCGTCTCCCCTTCTTCACCAAGACCTCGCCGCCTCCCTCGCCGCCACCCCACCACAGCGGGGCCCGCGGATACCTCATCAGTGATGACGACGACGAAGACGACGAAAACTAG